A single Elaeis guineensis isolate ETL-2024a chromosome 15, EG11, whole genome shotgun sequence DNA region contains:
- the LOC140853972 gene encoding adenine/guanine permease AZG1-like: MDPTPAASLSANSRLGWLNSTVVKSWFGKRLKLAEWGSTFTMKIRVGTATFLTMAYILVDSDATCSVFDYDNPTSTYKFSSIDPNYTIYLEFIRRDLIIAMTASSIIDSIIMGAFANLPLTLAPGMSANAYFAYTIVDFHGSDNLSYGNTLATVFLEGLLFLLRKIGT, translated from the coding sequence ATGGATCCAACGCCGGCTGCCTCGCTGTCGGCCAACTCCCGACTTGGCTGGCTTAACTCGACCGTGGTCAAATCTTGGTTTGGGAAGCGGCTCAAACTCGCCGAGTGGGGCTCCACCTTCACGATGAAGATCCGTGTTGGCACCGCCACCTTCCTAACCATGGCCTATATCCTCGTTGACTCCGACGCCACGTGCTCGGTCTTCGACTACGACAATCCCACGTCGACGTACAAGTTCTCGTCGATCGACCCCAACTACACCATCTACCTCGAATTCATCCGTCGTGACCTCATCATCGCCATGACTGCCTCCTCCATCATTGACTCCATCATCATGGGCGCATTCGCCAACCTCCCTCTCACCCTCGCCCCTGGCATGAGTGCCAATGCCTACTTCGCCTATACCATCGTCGACTTCCACGGCTCCGACAACCTCTCTTATGGCAACACCCTCGCCACCGTCTTCCTCGAGGGCCTCCTCTTCCTTCTCAGGAAAATTGGAACCTAG
- the LOC105058086 gene encoding uncharacterized protein: protein MAFTHKIGNLFKKATASNLSVYQAIRSMSSSKLFVGGLSYGTDDQSLREAFTSYGEVVEARVIIDRETGRSRGFGFVTFTSTEEASAAMTGMDGKDLHGRMVRVNYAAERRGFRGGYGGGGGGYGGAGYGAGGGYGAGGGYGGGSYGGGGGSYSAGEGYGGGGYGGASNYSGDTYGSGGGGYGGGSTGGYGGSSGGGDHSVAGGSGGSDNYVGGAPADNYASSVGGAAGGYGGSGGYDGSGATDYGSSGNQYSSNTSSADAGCENESQDNLLDDSFKDEDDEPDNYANKRS, encoded by the exons ATGGCTTTTACCCATAAAATTGGGAATCTCTTTAAGAAAGCTACAGCTTCCAATCTATCAGTGTATCAAGCAATACGATCCATGTCATCCTCGAAACTCTTTGTTGGAG GACTCTCATATGGCACGGATGATCAGAGTCTGAGAGAAGCATTCACCAGCTATGGTGAAGTTGTGGAAG CTAGAGTTATCATTGACCGAGAAACTGGTAGGTCCAGGGGATTCGGGTTTGTAACTTTTACATCCACTGAGGAGGCCTCTGCTGCCATGACTGGAATGGATGGAAAG GATCTTCATGGCCGGATGGTGAGAGTCAACTATGCTGCAGAGCGGAGAGGATTTCGTGGAGGCTATGGTGGTGGTGGCGGTGGCTATGGTGGAGCTGGCTACGGTGCTGGTGGGGGCTACGGTGCTGGAGGGGGATATGGAGGCGGTAGTTATGGTGGTGGTGGCGGCAGCTACAGTGCTGGAGAGGGATATGGAGGCGGTGGTTATGGTGGTGCCAGTAATTACAGTGGAGATACCTACGGCAGTGGAGGAGGTGGTTATGGTGGTGGAAGTACCGGTGGTTATGGTGGTAGCAGTGGTGGTGGGGACCACAGTGTTGCAGGAGGAAGTGGTGGTAGTGACAACTATGTCGGTGGTGCCCCTGCTGATAACTATGCCAGCAGTGTTGGTGGTGCTGCAGGTGGTTATGGTGGCAGTGGTGGCTATGATGGGAGCGGTGCCACAGACTACGGCAGCAGTGGCAACCAATACAGCAGCAACACAAGCAGTGCTGATGCTGGTTGTGAGAATGAAAGTCAAGACAACTTGTTGGATGACAGTTTCAAGGATGAGGATGATGAGCCTGATAACTATGCCAACAAACGAAGCTGA